Proteins encoded in a region of the Ziziphus jujuba cultivar Dongzao chromosome 3, ASM3175591v1 genome:
- the LOC125418155 gene encoding ABC transporter B family member 9 has product MEEGGGTTTAMATSSTTTTSGGEGGEGERHAVKGDDQQKISFFKLFSFADRLDVVLMIVGTIGAIGNGVSQPLMTLIFGQLINSFGSSNTSSVMDEVSEVSLKFVYLAIGTGIAAFLQVSCWMVTGERQATRIRGLYLRTILRQDIAFFDTETTTGEIIGRMSGDTILIQDAMGEKVGKFIQLISTFFGGFIIAFIKGWLLSLVLLSCIPALVIAGGAMATVMSKMSSKGQLAYAEAGNVVEQTVGAIRTVASFTGEKKAIEKYNLKLDIAYKSSAQQGLASGLGLGVVLLIIFGTYGLAIWYGSKLIIEEGYSGGDVLNVVFAIMTGGMSLGQASPCLNAFASGQAAAYKMFEAINRKPKIDASDDSGIVLEDIRGDIELKDVYFRYPARPDVQIFAGFSLQVPSGKTAALVGQSGSGKSTVISLLERFYDPDSGEVLIDGVDLKKLQLRFIRGKIGLVSQEPVLFATTIRENIAYGKENATEEEIRTAIELANAAKFIDKLPKGLDTLAGEHGTQLSGGQKQRIAIARAILKNPRILLLDEATSALDSESERIVQEALVRVMKNRTTVVVAHRLTTIRNADTIAVVHQGKLVEQGTHDELIKDPEGAYAQLVRLQEGAKETENTRAFDTDNKASFDFDRPNLRSGSQIRSGSQRLSLRRSISRGSSSSRRSIALSFGLPGPINFPESEERYIEDGSLRNDVDPEMRKKVSIKRLASLNKPEIPVLLIGSVAAIVHGVLFPVFGLILSSSIEMFYKPHSELRKDSKFWALMFTGMGVLGLVAAPAQNFFFGVAGAKLIQRIRSMTFEKVVHQEISWFDDPVNSSGAVGARLSSDASTIKGLVGDALALLAQNITTIIAALVIAFTANWILALIVLAVSPILVIQGFIQAKFLEGFSADAKVMYEDASQVANDAVGSIRTVASFCAEKKVMEMYQKKCEGPRSQGVRLGLISGSGFGFSFFAMYCINAFLFYIGAVLEKNGKAEFGEVFKVFFALTISAMSVSQSTAMAPDTSKAKDSAASIFKIIDSKPKIDSSSNEGITLPTIKGDIEFEHVSFKYPTRPDIQIFRDMCLSIPSGKTVALVGESGSGKSTAISLIERFYDPDSGRVTLDGVEIQKFKLNWLRQQMGLVSQEPILFNETIRDNIAYGKQGDVTEEEIITATKAANAHNFISSLPNGYNTSVGERGVQLSGGQKQRIAIARAILKNPRILLLDEATSALDAESERVVQDALDRVMVDRTTVVVAHRLTTIKGADIIAVVKNGVIAEKGTHDLLMKINGGAYASLVALHMSSST; this is encoded by the exons AGCTGTTCTCATTTGCCGACAGACTTGATGTCGTTTTGATGATTGTCGGGACGATCGGAGCCATAGGAAACGGCGTGTCGCAGCCTCTCATGACACTTATTTTTGGACAGCTTATTAACTCTTTTGGTTCCTCCAACACATCCAGTGTCATGGATGAAGTTTCTGAG gTTTCTTTGAAGTTCGTATACTTGGCAATTGGGACGGGTATTGCTGCATTTCTCC AGGTATCATGTTGGATGGTTACTGGAGAAAGACAAGCCACAAGAATTCGAGGTTTGTACTTGAGAACAATACTGAGGCAAGACATTGCATTTTTCGACACCGAAACAACTACCGGAGAGATCATCGGAAGGATGTCCGGGGATACCATTCTCATTCAAGATGCCATGGGTGAAAAG GTTGGGAAGTTCATACAACTTATTTCGACTTTTTTCGGTGGCTTCATCATTGCCTTTATTAAAGGATGGCTTCTTTCCCTTGTTTTGCTTTCATGCATTCCTGCCCTTGTCATTGCTGGTGGAGCAATGGCAACCGTGATGTCGAAAATGTCGAGCAAAGGTCAACTTGCTTATGCAGAAGCTGGAAATGTTGTAGAACAAACAGTTGGAGCAATTAGAACG GTTGCATCCTTCACAGGGGAGAAAAAAGCAATTGAGAAATACAACTTGAAACTGGATATTGCCTACAAATCATCAGCCCAACAAGGGTTGGCCTCAGGGCTTGGACTTGGAGTAGTTTTGCTAATTATCTTTGGCACTTATGGACTTGCTATTTGGTATGGATCCAAATTGATAATTGAAGAAGGATACAGCGGGGGTGATGTCTTGAATGTGGTTTTTGCAATCATGACTGGTGGAAT GTCACTGGGTCAGGCATCCCCATGCTTGAATGCATTTGCTTCAGGACAAGCTGCTGCTTATAAAATGTTTGAGGCAATCAATCGAAAACCGAAAATTGATGCCAGTGATGATAGTGGGATTGTCTTGGAAGACATAAGAGGAGATATTGAACTCAAAGATGTGTATTTCAGATATCCTGCCAGGCCAGATGTGCAGATCTTTGCTGGGTTCTCATTGCAAGTTCCCAGTGGGAAAACTGCTGCTTTAGTTGGGCAAAGTGGGAGTGGGAAATCAACAGTAATTAGCCTGCTGGAAAGATTCTACGACCCGGATTCTGGAGAAGTACTTATAGATGGTGTTGATTTGAAGAAATTGCAGCTTAGGTTCATAAGGGGGAAGATTGGGTTGGTTAGTCAAGAACCTGTTTTATTTGCTACAACTATAAGGGAAAATATAGCTTATGGGAAGGAAAATGCAACTGAAGAGGAGATTAGAACAGCAATTGAGCTTGCTAATGCAGCAAAATTTATTGACAAGCTTCCTAAG GGGTTGGATACATTGGCTGGTGAGCATGGAACACAGCTATCTGGTGGACAAAAACAGAGAATAGCAATTGCAAGGGCAATTTTGAAGAATCCCAGAATTCTCCTTCTCGATGAAGCAACAAGTGCACTGGATTCTGAGTCCGAGCGTATTGTTCAAGAGGCACTGGTTAGAGTAATGAAAAACAGGACAACTGTAGTTGTTGCACATAGATTGACAACTATCAGAAATGCTGACACTATAGCTGTGGTGCATCAAGGGAAACTTGTAGAGCAAG GAACACATGATGAATTGATTAAAGATCCAGAAGGAGCTTATGCTCAGCTAGTTCGTCTGCAAGAAGGAGCTAAAGAAACAGAAAATACTCGAGCCTTTGACACGGATAACAAAGcaagttttgattttgataggCCTAATTTAAGGTCTGGAAGTCAGATTAGGTCTGGAAGCCAGAGATTATCATTGAGAAGATCCATAAGTAGAGGTTCATCAAGCAGCAGACGCTCTATAGCTCTTAGCTTTGGTCTTCCTGGCCCTATTAATTTTCCTGAATCTGAAGAAAGATACATTGAAGACGGTTCCTTAAGAAATGATGTGGATCCTGAAATGCGCAAAAAAGTTTCCATCAAAAGGTTGGCAAGCCTAAATAAGCCTGAAATTCCAGTCTTATTGATTGGATCAGTTGCTGCAATCGTACATGGGGTTCTTTTCCCGGTGTTTGGCCTCATACTCTCTAGTTCCATTGAAATGTTCTACAAACCTCATAGTGAGCTAAGAAAGGATTCCAAATTTTGGGCACTTATGTTTACGGGTATGGGCGTGCTTGGTTTAGTGGCAGCTCCAGCCCAAAATTTCTTCTTTGGAGTTGCTGGTGCGAAATTGATACAACGAATTCGTTCTATGACTTTTGAGAAGGTTGTCCACCAAGAAATCAGTTGGTTTGATGATCCAGTAAATTCCAG tgGAGCAGTTGGTGCAAGATTGTCTTCCGATGCTTCAACTATTAAGGGTCTAGTTGGTGATGCTTTGGCCTTGTTGGCTCAAAATATAACGACGATTATTGCAGCACTAGTAATAGCATTCACAGctaattggattttggcattgaTAGTCCTAGCTGTGTCACCAATATTGGTTATACAAGGCTTCATCCAGGCAAAATTTCTAGAAGGGTTTAGTGCTGATGCcaag GTTATGTATGAAGACGCCAGTCAAGTGGCAAATGATGCAGTTGGTAGCATTAGAACTGTTGCATCATTTTGTGCTGAGAAGAAGGTGATGGAAATGTATCAGAAGAAATGTGAAGGCCCACGGAGTCAAGGAGTGAGATTGGGACTCATAAGTGGTTCaggttttggtttttctttctttgcaaTGTACTGCATAAATGCATTCCTTTTCTACATTGGAGCTGTCCTTGAGAAAAATGGGAAAGCAGAATTTGGGGAAGTTTTCAAG GTTTTCTTTGCTTTGACAATTTCGGCAATGAGTGTTTCCCAAAGTACTGCCATGGCTCCTGACACTAGCAAAGCCAAGGATTCAGCAGCTtcgatatttaaaattattgataGCAAGCCTAAGATTGATTCAAGCAGCAATGAGGGTATAACACTTCCAACTATAAAAGGCGATATTGAGTTCGAACATGTGAGCTTTAAATATCCCACAAGGCCTGATATTCAAATTTTCAGAGATATGTGTTTGAGTATTCCCTCTGGAAAG ACTGTGGCTTTGGTTGGAGAGAGTGGGAGTGGAAAATCAACAGCAATAAGCCTAATAGAGAGATTTTATGATCCTGATTCCGGTCGTGTAACTTTAGATGGAGTTGAAATACAAAAGTTCAAGCTAAATTGGTTGAGACAACAAATGGGATTAGTTAGCCAAGAACCAATTCTTTTCAACGAAACGATTCGGGACAACATAGCTTATGGTAAACAAGGAGATGTTACAGAGGAAGAGATAATTACAGCAACAAAAGCAGCAAATGCACACAACTTCATATCATCATTGCCCAATGGCTATAACACATCTGTTGGGGAAAGAGGAGTGCAATTATCAGGAGGCCAAAAGCAGAGGATAGCCATTGCCAGAGCAATTTTGAAGAACCCAAGAATACTTTTGCTGGATGAAGCTACAAGTGCATTGGATGCAGAATCTGAAAGAGTGGTACAAGATGCATTGGATAGAGTTATGGTGGATAGAACAACCGTCGTTGTTGCTCATCGCCTTACGACGATCAAAGGTGCTGATATAATTGCAGTGGTGAAGAATGGTGTGATTGCTGAGAAAGGAACTCATGATTTGTTGATGAAGATCAATGGTGGTGCCTATGCATCTCTTGTGGCACTCCACATGAGTTCTTCAacatga